The Streptomyces sp. NL15-2K genome contains a region encoding:
- a CDS encoding sucrase ferredoxin has protein sequence MSTCSTVSRDLAEPISGTAATASTWLLLEQPGPWGAKALTSSHLDPTLGRALEAATQGTGVRIALIRRPGRHADSGTTALRHVYAAHTAPGNAWLHAATTRDPYRLLDLDFAALGRGDHSTFDSALDARPHTGHPLALVCTNGKRDRCCALLGRPLATELAASGVEGTWEVTHLGGHRFSPTLLVLPYGYAYGRAEAHTVKEILHGVQEGRIVVEGCRGNSAWERPGQAAELAVRTAVGEDAAGALAVVRTEGSPSSWEVTVAHTDGRRWLVVVAQGASAPPRAESCGASVLGSPARMDVVAVRELPNATALAS, from the coding sequence GTGAGTACCTGCTCAACCGTCTCCCGGGATCTCGCCGAGCCCATTTCCGGGACCGCGGCCACGGCGAGTACCTGGCTGCTGCTGGAACAGCCCGGGCCATGGGGTGCCAAGGCGCTCACCTCGAGCCACCTGGACCCCACGCTGGGCCGCGCCCTGGAGGCGGCCACGCAGGGCACGGGCGTACGCATCGCGCTCATCCGGCGCCCCGGGCGCCACGCCGACAGCGGAACGACCGCTCTGCGCCACGTGTACGCCGCCCACACCGCGCCCGGGAACGCGTGGCTGCACGCCGCCACCACCCGCGATCCGTACCGGCTCCTCGACCTCGACTTCGCGGCGCTCGGCAGAGGGGACCACAGCACCTTCGACTCGGCGCTCGACGCGCGGCCCCACACCGGCCACCCGCTCGCGCTCGTGTGCACCAACGGCAAGCGCGACCGCTGCTGTGCCCTGCTCGGCCGCCCCCTCGCCACCGAGTTGGCCGCCTCCGGGGTCGAGGGCACCTGGGAGGTCACCCACTTGGGCGGACATCGCTTCTCGCCGACGCTGCTCGTCCTGCCGTACGGATACGCCTACGGCCGGGCCGAGGCCCATACCGTGAAGGAGATCCTGCACGGCGTCCAGGAGGGGCGGATCGTCGTGGAGGGGTGCCGCGGGAACTCGGCCTGGGAACGGCCCGGCCAGGCCGCCGAACTGGCCGTGCGCACGGCCGTGGGCGAGGACGCGGCGGGCGCGCTGGCCGTCGTCCGCACAGAGGGCTCTCCTTCGAGCTGGGAGGTGACCGTCGCCCACACCGACGGACGCCGGTGGCTCGTCGTCGTGGCCCAGGGCGCGTCCGCGCCGCCTCGTGCGGAGAGCTGCGGGGCGTCGGTCCTCGGCTCGCCGGCACGGATGGACGTGGTGGCGGTGCGCGAACTGCCGAACGCAACGGCTCTCGCGAGCTGA
- a CDS encoding DUF6082 family protein: MATRNFGVQGLGPVAAAGLMLATATLTMASRQRRLEEARLQVRRMELEEMASRRKALAHQQRMHWELLAKAIDDPSLAEVIDTYDKSIPAAKRRQYFYANAWYVNLYHLYRSGILDQEELYGHLRELFQSPLLREYWEASKGQRATLKHSSDEARIGRMVDGLIKDLDEAETDEWWVVGNPPTA, from the coding sequence ATGGCCACACGGAATTTTGGAGTACAGGGGTTGGGCCCCGTCGCGGCGGCGGGCCTGATGCTCGCCACCGCCACGTTGACTATGGCTTCGCGTCAACGGCGGCTCGAAGAGGCACGCCTGCAGGTGAGGCGCATGGAGCTCGAGGAAATGGCGTCCCGGCGCAAGGCGCTGGCGCACCAACAGCGCATGCACTGGGAGTTGCTGGCCAAGGCCATCGACGATCCCTCCCTCGCGGAGGTGATCGACACCTACGACAAGAGCATCCCGGCCGCGAAGCGGCGCCAGTACTTCTACGCCAACGCCTGGTACGTCAACCTGTACCACCTCTACCGCTCAGGAATCCTGGACCAGGAGGAGCTGTACGGGCACCTGCGTGAACTCTTCCAGAGCCCCCTCCTGCGGGAGTACTGGGAGGCTTCGAAGGGGCAGCGCGCCACTTTGAAGCACTCGTCGGACGAGGCCAGGATCGGGCGCATGGTGGACGGCCTCATCAAGGATCTGGACGAGGCCGAGACGGACGAGTGGTGGGTGGTGGGCAATCCCCCGACAGCGTGA
- a CDS encoding cation acetate symporter, which translates to MTGTHQTPALLMFGLFVAVTLGITTWVSRHRRGSAEEFYAGGRLFSPMENGFAIAGDYVSAASFLGISGLIALYGYDGLLYSVGFLVAWLVVLFLVAELVRNCGRFTLADVVAARMSERPVRIAAGTSSVTVSVLYLVAQMVGAGSLVALLIGRTSESAQAWTVIGVGALMVIYVSLGGMRATTWIQIVKAVLLLGGTIALTALVLLRFQGDFDRLLLTAAERSGHGESFLAPGLKYGGDWMARLDFISLGLALVLGTAGLPHILSRFYTVPTARAARHSVVWSIGLIGGFYLMTIVLGFGAAAIVGPDAVRGSNAAGNTAVPLLALELGGGADSTGGTVLFAVVAAVAFATILAVVAGITLASSASVAHDLYASLRRRRSKPRSEVSVARAAAVGIGVVAIALGLLARDLNVAFLVGLAFAVAASANLPVLLYSLFWRGFTTRGAVWAVYGGLIPAVVLVLLSPVVSGSPASLFPGVDFQYFPLQNPGLVSIPLSFVAGWLGTVTSAELPDEAKHAESEVRSLTGAGAV; encoded by the coding sequence ATGACGGGGACCCACCAGACGCCGGCTCTGCTGATGTTCGGCTTGTTCGTCGCGGTCACGCTGGGGATCACGACGTGGGTGAGCCGCCACCGGCGGGGTTCGGCGGAGGAGTTCTACGCGGGTGGCCGGCTCTTCTCGCCGATGGAGAATGGTTTTGCCATCGCGGGTGACTACGTGTCGGCCGCCTCCTTCCTCGGCATCTCCGGGCTCATCGCCCTCTACGGCTACGACGGACTGCTGTACTCGGTGGGCTTCCTGGTGGCCTGGCTCGTGGTGCTGTTCCTGGTCGCCGAACTGGTCCGCAACTGCGGGCGGTTCACACTCGCGGACGTGGTCGCGGCGCGGATGAGCGAGCGGCCGGTACGGATCGCGGCGGGAACCTCCTCGGTCACTGTGTCCGTTCTCTATCTGGTGGCGCAGATGGTGGGTGCGGGGAGCCTGGTCGCGCTGCTGATCGGGCGTACCAGCGAGTCGGCGCAGGCATGGACGGTCATCGGGGTCGGCGCGCTCATGGTGATCTATGTGTCGTTGGGAGGGATGCGGGCCACCACCTGGATTCAGATCGTCAAAGCGGTTCTGCTGCTCGGTGGCACCATCGCGCTCACCGCGCTCGTCCTGCTGCGGTTCCAGGGCGACTTCGACCGGCTGCTGCTCACGGCGGCGGAGCGCAGTGGTCACGGTGAATCGTTCCTGGCGCCCGGTCTGAAGTACGGCGGGGACTGGATGGCGCGCCTCGACTTCATCAGTCTGGGACTTGCACTGGTGCTGGGCACGGCCGGGCTGCCGCACATCCTGTCCCGCTTCTACACCGTGCCCACCGCGCGGGCCGCACGGCATTCGGTCGTCTGGTCGATCGGACTCATCGGCGGCTTCTATCTGATGACGATCGTCCTCGGGTTCGGCGCGGCGGCGATCGTGGGGCCGGATGCCGTACGCGGATCGAACGCTGCGGGGAACACGGCCGTACCGCTGCTGGCGCTCGAGCTGGGTGGTGGCGCGGACTCCACGGGCGGAACGGTGCTCTTCGCGGTCGTCGCCGCCGTCGCCTTCGCCACGATCCTCGCGGTGGTCGCCGGCATCACGCTCGCCTCCTCGGCGTCCGTCGCCCATGACCTGTACGCATCCTTGCGGCGCCGGCGCTCCAAGCCGCGCAGTGAGGTGTCCGTGGCGCGTGCAGCAGCCGTCGGCATCGGTGTGGTGGCGATCGCCCTCGGCCTGCTGGCGCGCGACCTCAACGTCGCCTTCCTGGTGGGCCTCGCCTTCGCCGTCGCCGCGTCCGCCAATCTGCCGGTGCTGCTCTACTCGCTGTTCTGGCGCGGTTTCACCACCCGCGGTGCCGTATGGGCCGTCTACGGCGGGCTGATCCCGGCCGTGGTGCTCGTGCTGCTGTCGCCGGTGGTGTCGGGCAGCCCGGCATCGCTGTTCCCGGGCGTCGACTTCCAGTACTTCCCGCTGCAGAACCCCGGCCTCGTCTCGATCCCGCTGAGCTTCGTCGCGGGCTGGCTCGGCACGGTCACCTCGGCGGAGCTGCCCGACGAGGCCAAGCACGCGGAGAGCGAGGTGCGGTCGCTGACGGGGGCGGGGGCCGTGTAG
- a CDS encoding GTP-binding protein, with amino-acid sequence MSRSPRQIPVVVLAGFLGSGKTTLLNHLLHSSGGSRIGAIVNDFGAIEIDAMAVAGALGDSTVSLGNGCLCCAVDAGELDVYLERLARPDTGIDVIVIEASGLAEPQELVRMVLASEHPGIVYGGLVEVVDAAEFDDTRAKHPEIDRHLGLADLVVVNKLDRTADGDRVLGLVRSLVDRAAVVPARYGRIDPEFLFDCRPSEERVGQLSFDDLHEHGADDGHGHHLHAGYDSLSFVSEAPLDPRRLMRFLDSRPEGLYRIKGYVDFGPYDVTNRYAIHAVGRFLRFYPEPRPAADARLTQLVLIGSGIDSPALGKELAGCESDAPHADEDGMWGVLRYVQAPEEEAFQEA; translated from the coding sequence TTGAGTCGGAGTCCGCGACAGATCCCGGTCGTCGTGCTCGCCGGATTCCTGGGGTCCGGCAAGACCACCCTCCTCAACCATCTCCTCCACAGCAGCGGGGGCAGCCGTATCGGCGCCATCGTCAACGACTTCGGCGCCATCGAGATCGACGCGATGGCCGTCGCCGGTGCCCTCGGCGACTCCACCGTCTCCCTCGGGAACGGATGCCTGTGCTGTGCCGTGGACGCCGGCGAACTCGACGTCTACCTGGAGCGGCTCGCCCGCCCCGACACCGGCATCGACGTCATCGTCATCGAGGCCAGCGGGCTCGCCGAACCACAGGAACTCGTGCGCATGGTGCTCGCCAGTGAGCATCCGGGGATCGTGTACGGCGGACTGGTCGAGGTCGTCGACGCCGCCGAGTTCGACGACACCCGCGCGAAGCATCCCGAGATCGACCGGCACCTCGGCCTCGCCGACCTGGTCGTCGTCAACAAGCTCGACCGGACCGCCGACGGTGATCGGGTGCTGGGTCTGGTCCGGTCCCTCGTCGACCGCGCCGCCGTCGTGCCCGCGCGCTACGGCCGGATCGACCCCGAGTTCCTCTTCGACTGCCGGCCGAGCGAGGAGCGCGTCGGGCAGCTGTCCTTCGACGACCTGCACGAACACGGCGCGGACGACGGTCACGGGCATCATCTGCACGCCGGCTACGACAGCCTGTCCTTCGTCTCCGAAGCGCCCCTCGACCCGCGCCGGCTCATGCGGTTCCTCGACAGCAGGCCCGAGGGGCTGTACCGGATCAAGGGGTACGTCGACTTCGGGCCGTACGACGTCACGAACCGTTACGCCATTCATGCCGTCGGGCGGTTCCTGCGCTTCTACCCGGAGCCGCGGCCGGCCGCCGACGCCCGCCTCACCCAGCTGGTGCTCATCGGCTCCGGCATCGACTCGCCCGCCCTCGGCAAGGAACTGGCGGGGTGCGAGAGCGACGCCCCACACGCCGACGAGGATGGCATGTGGGGCGTCCTGCGCTACGTACAGGCCCCGGAGGAAGAGGCCTTCCAGGAGGCCTAG
- a CDS encoding sensor histidine kinase, with protein MSPAPPARRLRLGLPRRMFSQVLLMQLAIAAGVAVLATGLFLAPLSDQLDDQAMRRALAIAQTTAAQPQIADEVKNTPPTADGPVQRTAERIRGATQAEYIVVMDWRGVRWSHTNPDQIGRTVSTDPGQALAGKEVMEIDSGTLGRSARGKVPLRDSDGDIVGAVSVGIAYDSVRARLIHAIPGLFAYAGGALAVGALAAWLISRRVQRQTRDLAFSDISGLLAEREAMLHGIREGVVALDRAGRVRLLNDEAQRLLGIGDEAVGRSPEDALGEGRTADVLAGRVTGTDLLTVRRQRVLVANRMPTDDGGAVATLRDRTELEQLGRELDSTRGLIDALRAQDHEHANRMHTLLGLLELEMYDDAVEFVGEVVGDHRATAEQVTEKIHDPLLAALLVGKATVAAERGVALWVSDRTRLPDRLVDPSGLVTILGNLVDNALDAVAGTPHARVEVELRTEGRTAVLRVRDTGPGIPVEHRELIFTEGWSTKKPPAHRERGIGLSLVRRLAERQGGSATVGEAGGGGAQFTVVLPDALAEPEPVPALTAPQTAQPATEEESR; from the coding sequence ATGAGCCCCGCTCCCCCCGCACGCCGCCTGCGCCTCGGATTGCCGAGGCGCATGTTCTCGCAGGTGCTGCTGATGCAGCTGGCGATCGCCGCGGGAGTCGCGGTGCTCGCGACCGGACTGTTCCTCGCACCCCTCAGCGACCAACTGGACGACCAGGCGATGCGCCGCGCCCTCGCGATCGCGCAGACCACCGCCGCCCAGCCGCAGATCGCCGACGAGGTCAAGAACACGCCGCCGACGGCCGACGGGCCCGTCCAGCGGACGGCGGAGCGGATCCGCGGGGCGACCCAGGCCGAGTACATCGTGGTGATGGACTGGCGGGGCGTGCGCTGGTCGCACACCAACCCCGACCAGATCGGCAGGACCGTCTCGACCGACCCCGGCCAGGCCCTCGCCGGCAAGGAGGTCATGGAGATCGACAGCGGCACCCTGGGCCGCTCCGCCCGCGGCAAGGTGCCGCTGCGTGACAGCGACGGCGACATCGTCGGCGCTGTCTCGGTCGGCATCGCGTACGACAGCGTGCGGGCGCGGCTGATCCACGCGATCCCGGGGCTGTTCGCGTACGCCGGCGGCGCCCTCGCCGTCGGCGCGCTGGCCGCCTGGCTCATCTCCCGCCGGGTCCAGCGGCAGACCCGGGACCTGGCCTTCTCGGACATCTCGGGGCTGCTCGCGGAGCGTGAGGCCATGCTGCACGGCATCAGGGAAGGCGTGGTCGCCCTGGACCGCGCCGGCCGCGTCCGCCTGCTCAACGACGAGGCGCAGCGCCTGCTGGGCATCGGGGACGAGGCCGTCGGCCGCTCCCCCGAGGACGCGCTCGGCGAGGGCCGTACGGCCGACGTCCTGGCCGGCCGGGTGACGGGCACCGACCTGCTCACCGTCCGCCGCCAGCGGGTCCTGGTCGCCAACCGCATGCCCACGGACGACGGCGGCGCCGTCGCCACCCTGCGCGACCGCACCGAGCTGGAGCAGCTCGGCCGGGAACTCGACTCCACGCGCGGTCTGATCGACGCCCTGCGCGCCCAGGACCACGAGCACGCCAACCGCATGCACACGCTCCTCGGGCTGCTCGAACTGGAGATGTACGACGACGCCGTGGAGTTCGTCGGGGAAGTCGTCGGCGATCACCGTGCCACCGCGGAACAGGTCACCGAGAAGATCCATGACCCCCTGCTCGCCGCGCTGCTGGTCGGCAAGGCGACCGTCGCGGCCGAGCGCGGGGTCGCGCTGTGGGTCTCGGACCGGACCCGGCTGCCGGACCGGCTGGTCGATCCCAGCGGCCTCGTCACGATCCTCGGCAACCTGGTGGACAACGCCCTGGACGCGGTCGCGGGCACACCGCACGCGCGCGTGGAGGTCGAACTGCGCACGGAGGGCCGTACCGCCGTCCTCAGGGTGCGTGACACAGGTCCCGGCATCCCGGTGGAGCACCGTGAATTGATCTTCACCGAGGGATGGTCCACGAAGAAGCCGCCGGCGCACCGGGAGCGCGGCATCGGGCTGTCCCTCGTGCGCAGGCTCGCCGAGCGGCAGGGCGGCAGCGCGACCGTCGGCGAGGCGGGCGGCGGGGGCGCGCAGTTCACCGTCGTCCTGCCCGACGCGCTGGCCGAGCCGGAACCGGTACCCGCTCTCACCGCGCCGCAGACCGCACAGCCCGCCACCGAGGAGGAGTCGCGATGA
- a CDS encoding pitrilysin family protein encodes MGHTATAQAGSGGLTATEHRLANGLRVVLSEDHLTPVAAVCLWYDVGSRHEVKERTGLAHLFEHLMFQGSGQVKGNGHFELIQGAGGSLNGTTSFERTNYFETMPTHQLELALWLEADRMGSLLAALDDESMENQRDVVKNERRQRYDNVPYGTAFEKLTALAYPEGHPYHHTPIGSMADLDAATLEDARAFFRTYYAPNNAVLSVVGDIDPEQTLAWVEKYFGSIPGHDGKPAPRDGSLPEVIGEQLREVVEEEVPARALMAAYRLPHDGTRACDAADLALTVLGGGESSRLYNRLVRRDRTAVAAGFGLLRLAGAPSLGWLDVKTSGDVEVPVIEAAIDEELARFAEEGPTAEEMERAQAQLEREWLDRLGTVAGRADELCRYAVLFGDPQLALTAVQRVLEVTAEEVQEVAKARLRPDNRAVLVYEPISAEIAEHTEDADPPEDPEAEATVEATDDNEEAAK; translated from the coding sequence ATGGGTCACACGGCCACAGCCCAGGCAGGCTCCGGGGGCCTGACAGCGACCGAGCACCGCCTGGCCAACGGCCTGCGCGTGGTGCTCTCCGAAGACCACCTGACCCCGGTCGCGGCGGTGTGCCTCTGGTACGACGTCGGCTCGCGCCACGAAGTCAAGGAGCGTACCGGCTTGGCTCACCTTTTCGAGCACCTGATGTTCCAGGGCTCCGGCCAGGTCAAGGGCAACGGTCACTTCGAGCTGATCCAGGGCGCGGGCGGCTCGCTGAACGGCACCACCAGCTTCGAGCGCACCAACTACTTCGAGACCATGCCCACCCACCAGCTGGAGCTCGCCCTCTGGCTGGAGGCCGACCGCATGGGCTCCCTGCTGGCCGCCCTCGACGACGAGTCGATGGAGAACCAGCGGGACGTCGTGAAGAACGAGCGCCGGCAGCGCTACGACAACGTCCCCTACGGCACGGCGTTCGAGAAGCTGACCGCCCTCGCCTACCCGGAGGGCCATCCCTACCACCACACCCCGATCGGCTCGATGGCCGATCTGGACGCGGCGACTCTTGAGGACGCGCGGGCGTTCTTCCGCACCTACTACGCGCCGAACAACGCCGTACTCTCCGTGGTCGGCGACATCGACCCGGAGCAGACGCTCGCCTGGGTCGAGAAGTACTTCGGGTCCATCCCCGGGCACGACGGCAAGCCCGCCCCCCGGGACGGCTCGCTGCCCGAGGTCATCGGCGAGCAGCTGCGCGAGGTCGTCGAGGAGGAGGTCCCGGCCCGCGCCCTCATGGCGGCCTACCGGCTGCCGCACGACGGCACGCGCGCGTGCGACGCGGCCGACCTGGCGCTCACCGTCCTCGGCGGCGGCGAGTCCTCCCGCCTGTACAACCGGCTCGTCCGTCGCGACCGTACGGCCGTCGCGGCCGGCTTCGGCCTGCTGCGGCTGGCCGGAGCACCGTCCCTGGGCTGGCTGGACGTGAAGACCTCCGGTGACGTCGAGGTGCCGGTCATCGAGGCCGCCATCGACGAGGAGCTCGCCCGGTTCGCCGAGGAGGGCCCCACGGCCGAGGAAATGGAGCGCGCCCAGGCCCAGTTGGAGCGCGAGTGGCTGGACCGGCTCGGCACGGTCGCCGGCCGCGCCGACGAACTGTGCCGGTACGCCGTCCTGTTCGGCGACCCCCAGCTCGCCCTCACCGCCGTACAGCGCGTGCTGGAGGTGACGGCCGAGGAGGTCCAGGAGGTCGCCAAGGCCCGCCTGCGCCCCGACAACCGCGCGGTGCTCGTCTACGAGCCGATCTCCGCCGAGATCGCGGAGCACACCGAGGACGCGGATCCCCCCGAAGACCCGGAGGCCGAGGCCACCGTGGAAGCCACCGACGACAACGAGGAGGCGGCCAAGTGA
- a CDS encoding DNA topoisomerase IV subunit A — MARRSTKTPPPDDSYEEKILDIDVVDEMQGSFLEYAYSVIYSRALPDARDGLKPVHRRIVYQMNEMGLRPDRGYVKCARVVGEVMGKLHPHGDASIYDAMVRMAQPFSMRVPLVDGHGNFGSLGNDDPPAAMRYTECRQAPATSLMTESIDEDTVDFTPNYDGQEQEPVALPAAFPNLLVNGASGIAVGMATNMPPHNLAEVIAAARHLIRYPNADLDALMRHVPGPDLPTGGRIVGLTGIRDAYETGRGTFKIRATVSVENVTARRKGLVVTELPFTVGPEKVIAKIKDLVGSKKLLGIADVKDLTDRAHGLRLVIEIKNGFVPEAVLEQLYKLTPMEESFGVNNVALVDGQPLTLGLKELLEVYLDHRFEVVRRRSEFRRTKKRDRLHLVEGLLTALVDIDEVIRLIRSSDNSAQAKERLMERFSLSEIQTQYILDTPLRRLTKYDRIELDAEKDRLNAEIAELTRILDSDAELRKLVSAELAQVAKKFGTERRTVLLESAGAPAATVPLQVADDPCRVLLSSTGLMARTANGEPFPEDADARRAKHDVIVSAVPATARGEVGVVTSAGRLLRVNVVDLPQLPDTATTPTLSGGAPLAEFVSLEGDETVVCLTTLDESSPGLALGTEQGIVKRVVPDYPANKEELEVITLKEGDRIVGAVELRTGEEDLVFITDDAQLLRFQASQVRPQGRPAGGVAGIKLTEGAKVISFTAVDPAVDAVVFTVAGSRGTLDDSVQTTAKLTPFDQYPRKGRATGGVRCQRFLKGEDCLSLAWAGAVPAKAAQKNGTPADLPEMDPRRDGSGVSLGKPVAVVAGPV; from the coding sequence ATGGCCCGCCGCAGCACGAAGACCCCGCCGCCCGACGATTCGTACGAGGAGAAGATCCTCGACATCGACGTCGTCGACGAGATGCAGGGCTCCTTCCTCGAGTACGCGTACTCGGTCATCTACTCCCGCGCCCTGCCGGACGCCCGCGACGGCCTCAAGCCGGTGCACCGCCGCATCGTCTACCAGATGAACGAGATGGGCCTGCGCCCCGACCGCGGTTATGTGAAGTGCGCCCGCGTGGTCGGCGAGGTCATGGGTAAGTTGCACCCCCACGGCGACGCGTCGATCTACGACGCCATGGTGCGCATGGCCCAGCCCTTCTCGATGCGCGTCCCGCTGGTCGACGGCCACGGCAACTTCGGCTCGCTGGGCAACGACGACCCGCCGGCCGCCATGCGGTACACCGAGTGCCGGCAGGCCCCGGCGACAAGCCTGATGACCGAGTCGATCGACGAGGACACGGTCGACTTCACCCCCAACTACGACGGCCAGGAGCAGGAGCCGGTGGCGCTGCCCGCCGCCTTCCCGAACCTCCTGGTCAACGGCGCCTCGGGCATCGCCGTCGGCATGGCCACCAACATGCCGCCGCACAACCTGGCCGAGGTCATCGCGGCCGCCCGCCACCTGATCCGCTACCCGAACGCGGATCTTGACGCCCTGATGAGGCATGTCCCGGGCCCTGACCTGCCCACCGGCGGCCGTATCGTCGGCCTGACCGGCATCCGGGACGCCTACGAGACGGGCCGCGGCACGTTCAAGATCCGCGCGACGGTGTCCGTGGAGAACGTGACGGCGCGCCGCAAGGGCCTCGTCGTGACCGAGCTGCCCTTCACGGTCGGCCCGGAGAAGGTGATCGCCAAGATCAAGGACCTGGTGGGCTCGAAGAAGCTCCTGGGCATCGCCGACGTCAAGGACCTCACCGACCGCGCGCACGGCCTGCGCCTGGTCATCGAGATCAAGAACGGCTTCGTGCCGGAGGCGGTCCTGGAGCAGCTCTACAAGCTGACGCCGATGGAGGAGTCCTTCGGCGTGAACAACGTGGCACTGGTGGACGGCCAGCCGCTCACCCTGGGCCTGAAGGAGCTCCTGGAGGTCTACCTCGACCACCGCTTCGAGGTCGTACGCCGTCGCAGCGAGTTCCGCCGCACCAAGAAGCGCGACCGTCTGCACCTGGTCGAGGGCCTGCTCACCGCGCTGGTGGACATCGACGAGGTCATCCGCCTCATCCGCTCCAGCGACAACTCCGCGCAGGCCAAGGAGCGCCTGATGGAGCGCTTCTCGCTGAGCGAGATCCAGACCCAGTACATCCTGGACACGCCGCTGCGCCGGCTCACCAAGTACGACCGCATCGAGCTGGACGCGGAGAAGGACCGGCTCAACGCCGAGATCGCGGAGCTGACCCGGATCCTCGACTCGGACGCCGAGCTGCGCAAGCTGGTCTCCGCCGAACTGGCCCAGGTGGCGAAGAAGTTCGGCACCGAGCGGCGTACGGTCCTGCTGGAGTCGGCGGGCGCCCCGGCGGCCACCGTGCCGCTCCAGGTGGCGGACGACCCGTGCCGGGTGCTGCTGTCCTCGACGGGTCTGATGGCCCGTACGGCGAACGGCGAGCCGTTCCCGGAGGACGCCGACGCGCGGCGCGCCAAGCACGACGTGATCGTCTCGGCGGTGCCGGCCACGGCGCGCGGCGAGGTGGGCGTGGTGACGTCGGCCGGCCGCCTGCTCCGGGTGAACGTCGTCGACCTGCCCCAGCTCCCGGACACGGCGACGACGCCGACCCTCTCCGGCGGCGCCCCGCTGGCGGAGTTCGTCTCCCTGGAGGGGGACGAGACGGTGGTCTGCCTGACCACGCTCGACGAGTCCTCGCCCGGCCTGGCGCTCGGCACGGAACAGGGCATCGTCAAGCGCGTGGTCCCCGACTACCCGGCCAACAAGGAGGAGCTGGAGGTCATCACGCTCAAGGAGGGCGACCGGATCGTCGGCGCGGTCGAGCTGCGCACCGGCGAGGAGGATCTTGTCTTCATCACGGACGACGCCCAGCTGCTGCGCTTCCAGGCCTCCCAGGTCCGTCCGCAGGGCCGCCCGGCGGGTGGCGTGGCGGGCATCAAGCTCACCGAGGGCGCGAAGGTCATCTCCTTCACGGCCGTGGATCCGGCGGTGGACGCGGTGGTGTTCACGGTCGCGGGCTCGCGCGGCACGCTCGACGACTCCGTCCAGACGACGGCCAAGCTGACCCCGTTCGACCAGTACCCGCGCAAGGGCCGCGCCACCGGCGGCGTCCGCTGCCAGCGGTTCCTGAAGGGCGAGGACTGTCTGTCGCTGGCCTGGGCGGGCGCGGTCCCGGCCAAGGCGGCACAGAAGAACGGCACACCGGCCGACCTCCCGGAGATGGACCCGCGCCGCGACGGCTCGGGCGTGTCGCTGGGGAAGCCGGTGGCGGTGGTGGCGGGGCCGGTCTAG
- a CDS encoding response regulator: MIEVLVVDDDTRVARVNAAYVEKVPGFHVAGEAHSAAEALDQLEALPHVDLVLLDHYLPDATGLTVVQELRRRGRQTDVIMVTAARDVSTVQAAMRQGALQYLVKPFAFAGLRAKLEAYAQLRRTLDGGGEAEQAEVDRIFGALSTPSESDLPKGHSPTTAELVRRSLMNAEGPLSAQEIAERTGVSRQTAQRYLKLLERTGRARLTLKYGDAGRPEHRYVWATRA; encoded by the coding sequence ATGATCGAGGTCCTGGTCGTGGACGACGACACCCGGGTGGCTCGGGTCAACGCCGCCTACGTGGAGAAGGTGCCGGGCTTCCATGTGGCCGGCGAGGCGCACAGCGCGGCGGAGGCGCTCGACCAACTGGAGGCGCTGCCTCATGTGGACCTGGTCCTGCTGGACCACTACCTGCCCGACGCGACGGGCCTCACGGTCGTCCAGGAGCTGCGCCGGCGCGGGCGGCAAACCGACGTGATCATGGTGACGGCGGCGCGGGACGTCTCGACCGTACAGGCCGCGATGCGGCAGGGCGCGCTGCAGTACCTGGTCAAGCCGTTCGCCTTCGCCGGGCTGCGCGCCAAGCTGGAGGCGTACGCGCAGCTGCGCCGCACCCTCGACGGCGGCGGCGAGGCGGAGCAGGCCGAGGTGGACCGCATCTTCGGCGCTCTGTCCACGCCGTCGGAGTCGGACCTGCCCAAAGGGCACTCCCCCACCACCGCGGAGCTCGTACGCCGGTCCCTGATGAACGCCGAGGGCCCCCTGTCGGCCCAGGAGATCGCCGAGCGGACCGGGGTGAGCCGCCAGACCGCCCAGCGCTATTTGAAGCTCCTGGAACGCACGGGGCGGGCCAGGCTCACCCTCAAGTACGGCGACGCCGGCCGCCCGGAACACCGTTACGTGTGGGCGACCCGCGCCTGA